The proteins below come from a single Aquarana catesbeiana isolate 2022-GZ linkage group LG12, ASM4218655v1, whole genome shotgun sequence genomic window:
- the LOC141113375 gene encoding uncharacterized protein has product MFQHFVNDIFRDHLDNFLIVYLDDILLFSATLDIHRVHMKKVLTILRTHGLYVKAKKSDFEKETIYFLGLVISTKGVAMDPQKVKAILDWPAPSDKKGIQRFIGFSNFYRRFIKNFSAIIAPITQLTRLHSRFQWSPEAQTAFDRLKTVFVSAPVLQHPDPTLPYVL; this is encoded by the coding sequence atgTTCCAGCATTTCGTGAACGATATTTTTCGAGACCATCTTGACAACTTCctcattgtatatctggatgacatccttcttTTCTCAGCCACCCTGGATATCCATCGAGTTCACATGAAAAAGGTACTAACTATTCTAAGAACACATGGACTGTACGTGAAAGCAAAAAAAAGCGACTTTGAAAAGGAAACTATCTACTTCTTGGGTCTGGTCATTTCCACTAAAGGAGTggccatggatccccagaaagtaaaAGCAATCTTGGATTGGCCTGCCCCCTCAGACAAAAAGGGCATTCAAAGATTTATCGGTTTTTCAAACTTCTATAGAAGATTTATTAAGAACTTTTCAGCCATTATAGCTCCCATTACCCAACTAACCCGTTTGCATTCCAGGTTCCAGTGGTCCCCAGAGGCTCAAACAGCTTTTGACAGACTTAAAACAGTATTTGTCTCAGCACCAGTCCTACAGCATCCTGATCCCACATTACCCTACGTGCTATAA